TAACAAGGATTTATCTTTCAAAAAGACACTCAGAGTTAAAAGTCTACAAATCCAACTTGTCAATTGAAAGCATTACCTCCAGGTCTGTTTGCTTTTGTAGTTCTTGTATCATGGTCATAGTCTTATTGACAGTAGCACAAATGCGGTTCTTAGTTTCTTTCTGCTCTGCAGCTATTGGTTTAAAGCGTGCATGCAAAGTTTGATATCGAGACTTTATTGCTGACAATTCCTTTAAGAGTGTAACTGGATTTTTCTACATcaggaaaaaagtaatatatatattaaatcacgaaaaggaaaatttaagcttcttttaaggattaaaatatatacaactcCATCCATTTAATTCTATCATCCATTTAATTGAACAGTATATAATTAATTATGTAACTATGTAACaaaggatgggaggaaggggaaaaaaaagcataagaccTAGATCCTATTCTCAAGGAAATTAAAGCTTAGGTACAGAAAtaacccacacatgcacacaaaataggaatattaaaataagcaaataagtgaCATTAGAAAAAAAACTCCCATAAGATATATaacatttaatacatatttcacAATAATTACATGGTATTTTAACACTACAATAATAAATACTATTCAGAAGGTGACTAAAGGAACTATTTTGATTTGTTCTTAAAcaataagagaatttaaaaataaaaccacttataaaattcttaaacatCTGTCATGGGGTTAAAGTATGTATTAAGTAACAACTGACCTCACCATACAAAATCATGCCAACTCAAGCAATTATATTTATAGGTGACATTggtttttcaaattcattttagaatGTAAGCACTATTCCATAAAAGACCTTTGTAAAAGGTCCTTTCCACCACTTGGTAATTTTCATTCCCTGATGGTTCCTTAGCAAGCCCCATAATATTCACTATTCCAAactttctccacttcctccaaTGCCCATGCACTCCCTTCTTGGCACATGACCTCACCAACTAcaccaagaaaacagaaaacattagTAGAAGTTCCATCTTCCTGCCTTTTCATCCAAAAAGGAAGACATAagtggaatccctgggtggctcagtggtttagcgcctgccttcggcccagggcgtgatcctggcgtcccgggatcaagtcccatatcaggctcctgcatggagctggcttctccctctgcctgtgtctctgcctctctctctctctgtgtctctcatgaataaataaatgaaatctttaaaaaaaaaaaaaaaaaaaaaggaaaacatctatGGACATTCTCATCCCTGCTCAGTCTGTCACACTGCCAGTATTACTGTTGTTTGCTACCCAAATCCTCCAGAGCCTTTAATTTCCTATATTTCTACGACTTTTCAATATCtctctactttttgttttgttttgaagtttttgtttatttgtttatttttttagtaatccctACAtctgggatatctgggtggctcagcagttgagcatctgcctttggctcagggtatgatcccagtcccgggatcgagtctcacatcgggcttcctgcaaggagcctgcttctccctctgtctatgtatctgcctctctctgtgtctctcatgaataaataaataaaatctttgaaagaaaaaaaaaaatccctacattcaatgtggggctcaaactcacaactgaTTCAtgtgctcctctgactgagccagccaggtgccccgcaTTATCTCCCTTTCTACAGACTCCAAGTATGTATAGATCTTCTCTATTCTAAAAtgaaattcagggcagccccggtggcgtggtggtttagcgccgcctgcagcctggggtgtgatcctggagaccagggatcgagtcccacgtcgggtttcctgtaggggacctgcttctccctctgcctgtgtctctgcctctctctctctctctctctgtctctatgaataaacaaaattaaaaaataaataaataaaacgaaatTCACTCCTTCTCTTGACTCTATTGTTGCTTCAAAACCAgtttcagaggcacctgggtggttcagcagttgagtgtctgccttaggctcaaggcattatcttggggtcccaggatcaagtcccacattgggctacttacatggagccggcttctctctctgcctctctctgtctctgtgtctctcatgaataaataaacataatattaaaaaaaaaaaccaatctgatTCTTCTCATTCCATTTCCACCAACCTTGTAGGTCCTATAATAATACACTTCCCCAATTTAACATCCCATAGACTAGTATCCTTTGCCAAATTATTGTAAACAATCAAAAGTTAGGTTTGCCCAATATCAGGTAATTTTGATACCCTTTCTTAGGCCTTATTTCCTTCTTGTTCCTACCTTAAAATGAAgtcttgatttttataaaactctACTACCTTTGTTAGTTTCCTACTCTACAGATGTTTCCTTCAGGGACGCTATCTCATGGCTATGGCAGAGACTCAGTTTATGGCCCTCTATTCCCTATTTCCTTAgagatgtttctgtttttaatgatgCAAATAGTAAATAAAGATGATTGTCataggaagggaaaagagaaaatctaacttaaagactattaaaatatttctgcaaggacgcttggtggctcagtggttgagcatctgccttctgctcagggtgtgatcccgggatcctggatcgagtcccacatggggctctttgaggagagcctgcttctccctctgcctatgtctctgcctctctctatgtgtctctcataaataaataaataaaatctttttaaaagattttaaaataaaatatttctgcaagGAGTGATCAAGACCTATAGTATAAGCAATAGAAATAGGAAACGGACAACATAGAGACCTcatgaaaacatttaagagatCTTAGTGGTATGTTTGTTAGGAACAAAGGAATAATAGATGACATCAAATGCATCATCTGGTAAATAAAGGAATGTGTATATTAAGATGCCtttttgggtatatactcagtGTATACCCCAATAATATTGAAATCTGTCCTCTGACCCTCAGAGGTATTATTTCCCATCATGTTTCTAGATGGTAGAGACTGCATTGGATCAAAGAAATACAGTAGAAAAACTGGAAGATACAGTTCAAAAAACTACTAAAAGATAGGAAAG
The Vulpes vulpes isolate BD-2025 chromosome 2, VulVul3, whole genome shotgun sequence genome window above contains:
- the SKA2 gene encoding spindle and kinetochore-associated protein 2 isoform X3; this translates as MAGDAEFQKADSDLDYIQYRLEYEIKTNHPDTASKKNPVTLLKELSAIKSRYQTLHARFKPIAAEQKETKNRICATVNKTMTMIQELQKQTDLELSPLTKEEKTATEQLKSFMSDL